Proteins found in one Loxodonta africana isolate mLoxAfr1 unplaced genomic scaffold, mLoxAfr1.hap2 scaffold_481, whole genome shotgun sequence genomic segment:
- the LOC135229725 gene encoding zinc finger protein 345-like produces MLPVFNRIHAVENLREKNGDNPCGKTFRRIPNLTVQKRNPPEVNPFECSDCEKAIMDPSSHNHHACQFITSREACGGTTPMRPLSGKKPHKCEVCGKDFICISTLKNPVTTLTSDNQYKCNEYGKDFCSFSSFWTHVRGHKGESKESSSSDPLSLLFYNRDKPYECREFRKAFNFSSALTAHLGTHSEERPYECKEHGKAFGWPSYLTTHITTHTGERPYECNECGKDFRQSSNLIVHRRIQSGERPYECKEYGKAFKCSSHLTNDRKTHSGDKPYKCTECAKAFSQASSLITHIRTHNGQRPYECKECGKTFRYSSNFTSHIRTHSGEKPYECKQCGKAFRQSSGLMTHRRIHTGERPYECKECGKAFTDPSHLTSHMRTHSGERPYECEECGKAFSQSGNLTKHIRTHTGQRPYECKECGKALSLLSTLTTHIKIHSGEKPYECKQCGKAFSKSSGLMTHRRIHTGERPYECKECGKAFSHSGNLTNHIRTHNGQRPYESKECGKAYRQLSNLTTHIRTHSGEKPYECNQCGKAFRQSSGLMTHRRIHTGERPYECKECGKAFTDPSHLTLHMRTHSGERPYECEECGKAFSHSGNLTNHIRTHTGQRPYECKECGKAFRQLSNLTTHITIHSGEKPYECKQCGKTFRQSSGLMTHRRIHTGERPYECKECGKAFLTCSSLTRHIKTHSGGLRNMKGFVMEATTVYRTANTPAEVTHRHKQAGFVEQGDKRESCCFSCSPEAEVCLLGRRPSGSSGVWQQLLPGGLCVSVRGQVRWWEPRRPVLLRKRGDMQGPGPPGVSGRSRRLNGASPCVVETQVRGYLELLLSPQSLLAPAYIYRLLSCFWRAGHGVEDFV; encoded by the exons ATGTTGCCTGTTTTTAACAGAATTCATGCAGTAGAAAACCTCCGtgaaaaaaatggagacaatccgtgtgggaaaaccttcaggCGGATTCCAAATCTTACCGTGCAgaaaagaaatcctccagaagtaAATCCTTTTGAATGCTCTGACTGTGAAAAAGCCATCATGGATCCCTCATCACATAACCACCATGCCTGTCAGTTTATTACATCTAGAGAAGCCTGTGGTGGTACCACTCCTATGAGACCTCTTAGTGGCAAGAAACCCCATAAGTGTGAGGTATGTGGGAAGGATTTCATTTGTATCTCAACTCTTAAGAATCCTGTGACAACACTCACTAGTGACAATCAGTATAAATGTAATGAGTATGGGAAAGATTTCTGTAGTTTCTCGTCCTTTTGGACACATGTGAGAGGTCACAAGGGTGAAAGTAAAGAAAGTTCTTCTAGTGACCCTTTATCCCTCCTTTTCTATAACAGAGATAAGCCCTATGAATGTAGGGAATTTAGGAAAGCCTTTAAtttttcctcagccctcactGCACATTTAGGCACTCACAGtgaagagaggccttatgaatgtaaggaacatGGGAAAGCCTTTGGTTGGCCCTCatacctcactacacatataacaactcacactggagagaggccttatgaatgtaatgaatgcgGGAAAGACTTTAGGCAATCCTCAAACCTCATTGTACATAGAAGGATTCAAAGTGGAGaaagaccttatgaatgtaaggaatatggaaaagccTTTAAGTGTTCCTCACATCTCACTAATGATAgaaaaactcacagtggagacaagccatataaatgtacagaatgtgcgaaagcctttagtcaggctTCATCCCTTattacacatataagaactcacaatggacagaggccttacgaatgtaaggaatgtgggaaaacatTTAGGTATTCTTCTAACttcacttcacatataagaactcacagtggagagaagccttatgaatgtaagcaatgtgggaaagcctttaggcagtcctcaggcctcatgacacatagaagaattcatactggagagaggccatatgaatgtaaggaatgtgggaaagcctttacagaTCCCTCACACCTCACCTCGCATatgcgaactcacagtggagagaggccttatgaatgtgaggaatgtgggaaagcctttagtcagtcaGGAAACCTCACTaagcatataagaactcacactgggcagaggccttatgaatgtaaggaatgtgggaaagccctTAGTCTGCTCTCaaccctcactacacatataaaaattcacagtggagagaagccttatgaatgtaagcaatgtggaaaagcctttagcaagtcctcaggcctcatgacacatagaagaattcatactggagagaggccatatgaatgtaaggaatgtgggaaagcctttagtcactcAGGAAACCTCACTaaccatataagaactcacaatgggcagaggccttatgaaagtaaggaatgtgggaaagcctatcGTCAGCTCTCaaacctcactacacatataagaactcacagtggagagaagccttatgaatgtaaccaatgtgggaaagcctttaggcagtcctcaggcctcatgacacatagaagaattcatactggagagaggccatatgaatgtaaggaatgtgggaaagcctttacagaTCCCTCACACCTCACCTTGCATatgcgaactcacagtggagagaggccttatgaatgtgaggaatgtgggaaagcctttagtcactcAGGAAACCTCACTaaccatataagaactcacactgggcagaggccttatgaatgtaaggaatgtgggaaagcctttcgtcAGCTCTCAAACCTCACCACACATATaacaattcacagtggagagaagccttatgaatgtaagcaatgtgggaaaacctttaggcagtcctcaggcctcatgacacatagaagaattcatactggagagaggccatatgaatgtaaagaatgtgggaaggcctttctAACTTGCTCTTCCCTCACAAGACATATAAAAACTCATAGTGGAGGACTTAGGAAT ATGAAGGGCTTTGTCATGGAAGCGACCACCGTGTACAGAACGGCAAACACCCCTGCAGAAGTGACACACAGACATAAGCAGGCAGGCTTCGTAGAACAAGGAGACAAAcgagag TCCTGCTGCTTCTCCTGCTCACCGGAAGCAGAAGTGTGCCTCCTTGGTCGGCGTCCGTCCGGCTCCTCCGGTGTGTGGCAGCAACTGCTTCCTGGAggcctgtgtgtgtcggtgcgtggacaggtgaggtggtgggagccgcgcagacctgtGCTGCTAAGGAAACgcggagacatgcagggtcccgggcctcctggGGTCTCGGGTCGCTCCCGACGTCTGAATGGCGCGTCCCCATGTGTTGTGGAGACACAGGTGCGCGGTTACCTTgagctgctcctcagccctcagtCACTGCTGGCCCCTGCGTATATTTACCGTTTACTGAGCTGTTTCTGGAGGGCTGGGCACGGGGTCGAGGACTTCGTCTAa